TTCGATGACGTTCGAGGAGAACTTTTGCGCAGAGAGCAGGCAGACGTTGCCGAGGAACTGGTGGGTGACCGCCTCGCTGAAGTGGGGGTCGTTCAGGTCCAGCACGTACTGCACCACGTAGTTGCCAAACGGATCCTGGACGAGCGGCAGGGCGTGGCGCGTAATTTCCTTGACGAGCTGgaagcgctgcgcctcggtcgcgtGGTCGATGCAGCGCTGCAGGACGCAGCAGCCGTGACGGTGCGTCGCAACGTCCATGCACTTCTGCGCGACAGCGTCATAGATAAACTGGCTCTCCTCGGCAGAGAGACGGTTCAGGCATTTTTGGATCACATGGTTGCCGTTGAGGTCCTTGATCAGCGTCACGACGTTGCGGCTGAGCGCGGCGATGATCGCCTGCGTCTGCGCGGGCGTCGAGATGAAGTCGATCGTCTTTTgcaccgcgcgcgtgccgtgcaTATTGAGCGAGATCGTGACGAGGTCCGCGGCAATCGCCTCGACAATctggtcgcgctgcgcatcggtGCAGTACTCGAGCAACTTCTGGCACAAGTAGTTACCAAAAGGATCCGTCATCAGCTCCGCAAAGTAGGGAAACGTCTCGGAGAAGATCAGGTCGCACTGCGCAGGCACGTCTTCCTCGAGCTTCTTCTGCAGGAAGCGGCAGCCGTACTGGTCCTTGCACAGCTGCGACAGCTCGCCACGCAGGTCCTCCAGACGCATCGTCGAGAGGTCGAGgtcggtgcggcgcacgccttTGAAGCCCTGctcctcgctcggcgtctcGGGCGTGAGGGGGGCACGGGCGGCCTTGGTgccacggcgctcgtccttgCGGTAGCGAGAGAAGTTACgctgcgtctcgggcgCCACGCCGGCATCCGTCAACGGGCTGCGGCCGGGCGAcgtgtcgagcggcagcggggcgctcggcgtctgGCCGAGGATCGGAGGGATACCGAGCGCCGATGCGTCCTGCAGCGAGGTAGGGCGCGAGTTGaacggcagcggcgcgccggacgtGGGGTGCACACCGAGTCCGGGGTAGGCGTTGCTCAGTGGCAAATTGCCGCGCGACTCTTTTTCAAAGAGCTCCGCGCCCGGGGCAGGGAATGCAGCACTGCCTGGGGCCATTGGGTGCATACTGCCCGAGAACGGCGCAGGGGGATCGTGCACCGACAGCGATCCGGTCGACGCCGCAAGCTCGTTCACCGACTCGTCGATGCTGCGGGCGAAATCCGTCGGGGTGGCGTGCAGCCAAGGCGACAGCGCCGCACTCCTGCCAGACACAGGCTGCACGCGGTGCTGCCGAGGGGACATGTGCGACAAAGGAGCGAGATCCAGCGCGGAGGAAAAGGTCGAAAGCTGCGTTAGATTAGATGCGTACCGAGCTCGGAAACTCGTCATGGCGGAGAAGCACAGGGAATTCGTCATCGTCACCCGACAGGTTGTACCTGCGCATAAACGTCGAGTCGTCCGCGGCTTCCATCTCATCGTCAAAAAGGAAACGCTCGTTGAACATGGAGCCGATCGGAGCGCCGGGggccgcgaccggcgccgtcgggcgcggcgcgcggccgggCGTCTTTCCCGTCGGCAcacgcggctcgtcgtTTGCACGCACGTCCGCGCGATCGTTAGGGCGCGCACCCGGAGCCGCGGGgggtgcggcggcgcccagGGCGGGGGCGGCGGGGTTTGGAGGGAGCGCCATTGCGCAGGAAAAGAGAGCTGAGGAGGAACTGATCAAGCAGTCGGGTATTGAATGGAGTCCAGACAGGCAAATCCCATATACAGAGCCTGCGAGGACCGATCCACTACGCCCGCAACGATCTACAAGTACACCAAGTGCAAAAATGCAGCGCAACGGACTTGCACCTGCACGGCACCCTAGAAGAAAAAGGCCGTCCTCACGTGGtgggccgccgccacgcCGAGAGGCTGACTCAGCGTTAGGGACCAATCGTGCacaagcggcggcggagctGCGGAGGAGAGTCGGCGATTGCTACTTGGCCTTGGCTTTGGCCTTGCCCTTGGGCTTGGCCGCGCGCACAAGGCGGTCCTTGGTCgggtcctcgtcctcgtccgaggccTCGACAGGCTCGGGTgcttcgtcgtcgacctggGTTAGGGTAGATACGTACACCATAGGCTTCTTCGTTGTCCGGCTGCCCTTCGCCTTTGAGCGCCTTGGTCTtttgcgcggcggcgggcaggttcgcggtgcgctggaATGCGACAGGGCTGTGTGAGATGGGATACGTACTGGCTCCCTGCGTTGTAGGCGCGGGTAAAGGCGGACTTGACCGCGGCAGGCAGCTTCTTGAGGCGCTcttcgcggcgctcgtcgccgagctcgagctcgacgagcgtctcgcggtCCTCAGGGATGAGAAAGTAGGCATCCATCGTGTCGATCACCTCGGGAATGCCTtcttgcgcgtgcgccaaGAGAGGGTCGACCAGCTTTGGCAGGAGCGCCGAGAGGTAGTTttggcgcacgtcgtcctTGGTCCCGGTGCTCCTGAGGCGCATGCGGGTTTGCACGTcaacgagctcgcgctgcaagCGCATCCGCTTCGAGTTCTGGCCGAGGAACGCGGGGAACGACGGGAAGCCGCCGTGCGAGCCGTACACAAgcgagcacggccgcacgctcgacgtaATGCCGTGCAGCGGCATGAGAGACCAGTGCTGCTGGGGGCCGTGCATCAGCGTGTCGACCATGTCGCCGTCAGAAATAGAAAGCGAGGCTTTGgacagcagctcgaggtggCGCAAGTCTTTCAGCGGAGGGTTCGGCTCTTTTTGAGCCAGCACAGGATTCGTCTTGAGATAGTTTTCCTCGACCATCAGCGGCACGATCGAGTGGTCCTGGAAGTAGTAGTCGAGCTTGTCGTTGAGCGACTGCCTGTTCAGCGGCCCGAACCGCTGCGAGGAAGACAGCTCAGAGTACAGCGAAAAGGGCGTCTGGAGCGTCGGCTTCTGGTTCGCCGCGCCAAACTGCTTGCTCTCGTCAAAGGTCATGGCGTTCTGCGAGAGCTTCCACGTAGAGAGCATGTTGGTCACCAGGCGCAAGTCGctctgcgccgcggtgATCAGCTGGTCCATCACCTCGGCGGGAATCTGGAGCTTTTC
This is a stretch of genomic DNA from Malassezia japonica chromosome 3, complete sequence. It encodes these proteins:
- a CDS encoding uncharacterized protein (COG:J; EggNog:ENOG503NWIS) — protein: MALPPNPAAPALGAAAPPAAPGARPNDRADVRANDEPRVPTGKTPGRAPRPTAPVAAPGAPIGSMFNERFLFDDEMEAADDSTFMRRYNLSGDDDEFPVLLRHDEFPSSLSTFSSALDLAPLSHMSPRQHRVQPVSGRSAALSPWLHATPTDFARSIDESVNELAASTGSLSVHDPPAPFSGSMHPMAPGSAAFPAPGAELFEKESRGNLPLSNAYPGLGVHPTSGAPLPFNSRPTSLQDASALGIPPILGQTPSAPLPLDTSPGRSPLTDAGVAPETQRNFSRYRKDERRGTKAARAPLTPETPSEEQGFKGVRRTDLDLSTMRLEDLRGELSQLCKDQYGCRFLQKKLEEDVPAQCDLIFSETFPYFAELMTDPFGNYLCQKLLEYCTDAQRDQIVEAIAADLVTISLNMHGTRAVQKTIDFISTPAQTQAIIAALSRNVVTLIKDLNGNHVIQKCLNRLSAEESQFIYDAVAQKCMDVATHRHGCCVLQRCIDHATEAQRFQLVKEITRHALPLVQDPFGNYVVQYVLDLNDPHFSEAVTHQFLGNVCLLSAQKFSSNVIEKCIRVAQPGSRKLLVEELIDETRLESLLRDSFANYVVQTALDYAEPVQRMHLVNCIRPILPAIRNTPYGKRIQSKLQRDGPDAQAPYAPRGGRGGFSRGGGAARNFPGAVGAGRGGRGGRRKQEPVYAGGAYAEAAPLYAPNVPLYAPLRSMNLSEAPAEYASPEGFARIAPHGKTQW
- the rfc1 gene encoding DNA replication factor C complex subunit Rfc1 (COG:L; BUSCO:EOG09261NW2; EggNog:ENOG503NWJJ); translation: MKREAPDGDASSKRPKTAPAWREAAARRAAGPAAPGSKSIPEGKPNCLAGLTLVFTGELQSLSRDDAVDLAKRYGAKVTTAPSSKTSYVVLGENAGAKKLEVIQKNKLKTLTEDGFLALIAERGTHALDPKVVQKMKDEEKKIQTAAKEMAPQTDAPTGQLWTNKYAPRQLKELVGNKSNVEKLQAWLRDWPRSRQSNFKKPGPNATNTFRAMLISGPPGVGKTTAVHLVCKLEGYQALELNASDTRSKKLLETALADTISNRSIQGWCGVKSDLPVSDRTVIIMDEVDGMSGGDRGGVGAINALIRKTQVPIICICNDRRNPKMQPLYSTTFNMTFAKPTVQAIRSRMLSIAFREKLQIPAEVMDQLITAAQSDLRLVTNMLSTWKLSQNAMTFDESKQFGAANQKPTLQTPFSLYSELSSSQRFGPLNRQSLNDKLDYYFQDHSIVPLMVEENYLKTNPVLAQKEPNPPLKDLRHLELLSKASLSISDGDMVDTLMHGPQQHWSLMPLHGITSSVRPCSLVYGSHGGFPSFPAFLGQNSKRMRLQRELVDVQTRMRLRSTGTKDDVRQNYLSALLPKLVDPLLAHAQEGIPEVIDTMDAYFLIPEDRETLVELELGDERREERLKKLPAAVKSAFTRAYNAGSHPVAFQRTANLPAAAQKTKALKGEGQPDNEEAYGVDDEAPEPVEASDEDEDPTKDRLVRAAKPKGKAKAKAK